The Deinobacterium chartae genome contains a region encoding:
- a CDS encoding TIGR03885 family FMN-dependent LLM class oxidoreductase has protein sequence MARIGYHASHEQFAPSALLHYVRAAEASGWDAAMCSDHFHPWTDAQGHSGFAWSWLGAALATTSLDFGMVCAPGQRYHPAIIAQAAATLSEMFEGRLWCAFGSGQNLNEHITGERWPAKDQRNARLEEAVSVIRALWSGEEVTFRGRFVTVEQARLYSRPERPPLIYGAAITPQTARWVASWADGLITVVQTREKLRQVVEAFLEGGGEGKPMSLQVHVAYAPSEQEALEAAHRQWAFGPLPSAVNTELSTPAQFEAACALITPEQVKTAVRISSDLEQHAAWLREDLELGFDRLYLHEVGPAQERFIEAFGRRVLPALR, from the coding sequence ATGGCCCGTATCGGATACCACGCCTCGCACGAGCAGTTTGCGCCGAGCGCCCTGCTGCACTACGTCCGTGCTGCCGAGGCCAGCGGCTGGGACGCGGCGATGTGCTCGGATCACTTTCACCCCTGGACCGACGCTCAGGGGCACAGCGGCTTCGCGTGGTCGTGGCTGGGCGCGGCCCTGGCGACCACGAGCCTGGACTTCGGCATGGTCTGCGCACCCGGGCAGCGCTACCACCCGGCCATCATTGCCCAAGCGGCCGCAACCCTCTCCGAGATGTTCGAGGGCCGACTGTGGTGCGCGTTTGGCAGCGGGCAAAACCTCAACGAACACATCACCGGGGAACGCTGGCCTGCCAAGGACCAGCGCAACGCCCGCCTCGAGGAGGCCGTGTCGGTCATTCGCGCGCTGTGGTCCGGCGAGGAGGTCACGTTCCGTGGTCGGTTCGTGACCGTCGAGCAGGCCCGGCTGTACTCGAGGCCCGAGCGTCCGCCGCTGATCTACGGGGCAGCCATCACCCCGCAGACCGCGCGCTGGGTGGCGTCCTGGGCGGACGGTCTGATCACCGTGGTGCAGACGCGCGAGAAGCTGCGGCAGGTGGTGGAGGCCTTCTTGGAAGGCGGAGGCGAAGGCAAGCCGATGAGCTTGCAGGTGCACGTCGCCTACGCACCGAGCGAGCAGGAGGCGCTCGAGGCCGCACACCGCCAGTGGGCCTTCGGGCCGCTGCCCAGCGCGGTCAACACCGAGCTGAGCACGCCCGCGCAGTTCGAGGCGGCCTGCGCGCTGATCACGCCCGAGCAGGTCAAGACGGCCGTTCGCATCTCCAGCGACCTCGAGCAGCACGCCGCGTGGCTGCGCGAGGACCTGGAGCTGGGCTTTGACCGCCTGTACCTGCACGAGGTGGGACCGGCGCAGGAACGCTTTATCGAGGCGTTCGGCCGCCGGGTGCTGCCCGCCCTGCGCTGA
- a CDS encoding glycoside hydrolase family 10 protein: MLKRAALLLSALLCSSLAQAPTPAPAPAAPAPQLRGLWVDAFSSGIKTPAEIDRLVAHASRLGINVLFAQVGRRMDCYCNRASVPRTEDPAVPAGFDPLEDLIRKAHAQGIQVHAWMITTAAHNFQLPAPKNPRHVLNEHGLDQYGSDNWLTAHYDGTFRAGNDYVLDPGHPDAARYIAEMYASVVRNYDVDGIMLDRVRYPDDGGSGASSWGYNERALQRYRQETGTRGTPTPDDPAWLQWRREQVTALVRRIYLEVKSARPDVWVSASTITYGAGPANEAAFRNTRTYREVLQDWPTWNRRGYLDLNVMMNYKRQSVTLQARWFDQWNSFAAQNRGRAKMASGSALYLNTLEGSAAQLRAVAASKLDGWAGYAYRSLIPGSGTELLSVDALRTALRVLPPRSAWGKPEPVRALRGELRWNNQQAAPGIQVELWRGSHLLERSQTDGLGSYGFVLPASSQGGPLELRAGGTRVTLAEPPRGVTRIPTVQLGTPTGQR; the protein is encoded by the coding sequence ATGTTAAAACGCGCCGCCCTGCTGCTTTCCGCCCTGCTCTGCTCGTCGCTGGCGCAGGCACCCACCCCCGCTCCCGCTCCCGCTGCACCTGCGCCGCAACTGCGCGGCCTGTGGGTGGATGCCTTCAGCTCCGGTATCAAGACCCCGGCAGAAATTGACCGCCTGGTCGCCCACGCAAGTCGGCTCGGCATCAACGTGCTGTTCGCCCAGGTCGGTCGGCGCATGGACTGCTACTGCAACCGTGCCTCGGTGCCGCGCACCGAGGACCCCGCAGTCCCGGCAGGCTTTGATCCGCTCGAGGACCTGATCCGCAAAGCGCACGCCCAGGGCATTCAGGTGCACGCCTGGATGATCACCACCGCCGCGCACAACTTTCAGCTGCCCGCACCCAAAAATCCCCGGCACGTGCTGAACGAGCACGGCCTAGACCAGTACGGTTCGGACAACTGGCTGACCGCGCACTACGACGGCACCTTCCGCGCCGGCAATGATTATGTCCTGGACCCGGGCCACCCGGACGCGGCGCGCTACATCGCCGAGATGTACGCGAGCGTGGTGCGCAACTACGACGTGGACGGCATCATGCTCGACCGGGTGCGCTACCCCGACGACGGCGGCAGCGGCGCTTCCTCGTGGGGCTACAACGAGCGCGCGCTGCAACGTTACCGTCAGGAGACCGGCACGCGCGGCACGCCTACGCCCGACGACCCGGCGTGGTTGCAGTGGCGGCGTGAGCAGGTAACCGCGCTGGTGCGGCGCATTTACCTCGAGGTGAAGTCGGCGCGGCCGGACGTGTGGGTGAGTGCTTCTACCATCACCTACGGGGCAGGACCTGCAAATGAAGCGGCCTTCCGCAACACCCGCACCTACCGCGAGGTCTTGCAGGACTGGCCGACCTGGAACCGTCGGGGCTACCTCGACCTGAACGTGATGATGAACTACAAGCGCCAGAGCGTGACGCTGCAGGCCCGCTGGTTCGACCAGTGGAACAGCTTCGCCGCCCAGAACCGTGGGCGCGCCAAAATGGCCTCGGGCAGCGCGCTGTACCTCAACACCCTCGAGGGCAGCGCGGCGCAACTGCGCGCGGTGGCGGCCTCGAAGCTCGATGGGTGGGCAGGCTACGCCTACCGCAGCCTGATTCCTGGCAGCGGCACCGAGCTGCTTTCGGTAGACGCCCTGCGCACGGCCCTGCGTGTGCTGCCGCCGCGCAGCGCCTGGGGCAAACCCGAACCGGTTCGGGCGCTGCGCGGCGAGCTGCGCTGGAACAACCAGCAGGCAGCGCCCGGCATTCAGGTGGAGCTGTGGCGGGGCAGTCACCTGCTGGAACGCAGCCAGACCGACGGTCTGGGCAGCTACGGCTTTGTGCTGCCCGCCTCCTCTCAGGGCGGCCCGCTCGAGCTGCGGGCCGGAGGTACCCGGGTCACCCTGGCCGAGCCGCCTCGGGGTGTGACCCGGATACCCACCGTGCAGCTCGGTACCCCGACCGGGCAGCGCTGA
- a CDS encoding rhomboid family intramembrane serine protease, with the protein MFPLHDDVRSRTFPWVSRSLILINILIFLYQLTLTHPQLEAFLGQFAFFPVRLTQDLAQGVLGMLTSMFLHSGWGHLLGNMWFLFIFGDNVEDRLGHFSFLVFYLVGGMIAALAQAFLGGDPSVPMIGASGAISAVLGAYLLFYPRARILTLLFIVIFFTLIRVPALFYLPYWALVQLLSSFSGQSNVAFVAHLGGFIGGLLIAVLWPKRRERITY; encoded by the coding sequence GTGTTCCCACTTCATGACGACGTGCGATCCCGCACGTTCCCCTGGGTCAGCCGTAGCCTGATCCTGATCAACATCTTGATCTTCCTGTATCAGCTGACCCTGACCCATCCTCAGCTCGAGGCGTTTTTGGGTCAGTTCGCCTTCTTTCCGGTCCGGTTGACCCAAGATCTTGCCCAGGGTGTACTGGGCATGCTGACCTCGATGTTCTTGCACTCGGGGTGGGGGCATCTGCTGGGCAACATGTGGTTCCTGTTCATTTTTGGCGATAACGTCGAGGACCGGCTGGGGCACTTCAGCTTCCTGGTCTTTTACCTGGTGGGCGGAATGATCGCTGCCCTTGCCCAGGCTTTTTTGGGTGGTGATCCGAGTGTTCCCATGATCGGAGCCTCGGGGGCCATCAGTGCGGTGCTCGGGGCGTACCTGCTGTTTTACCCGCGGGCCCGGATTCTGACGCTGCTGTTCATCGTTATCTTCTTTACCCTGATCCGGGTGCCTGCGCTGTTCTACCTGCCGTATTGGGCGCTGGTGCAACTGCTGAGCAGCTTCTCGGGGCAGTCCAACGTGGCCTTCGTAGCCCATCTGGGCGGTTTTATAGGCGGTCTGCTGATCGCGGTGCTGTGGCCCAAGCGGCGCGAGCGCATCACTTACTGA